The Thiogranum longum genome includes a region encoding these proteins:
- a CDS encoding HigA family addiction module antitoxin, producing MAKKLTPIHPGEILREDFLKPMEISINRLARDIYVPPGRISEIVNGKRGITADTALRLGRYFSVSPELWMGLQTEYDLRVATQTVGKEIEKRVHPHAA from the coding sequence ATGGCTAAAAAACTAACACCCATCCACCCCGGCGAAATTCTGCGGGAGGACTTTCTAAAACCCATGGAGATTAGCATCAATCGGCTGGCACGGGATATCTATGTGCCTCCCGGTCGCATCAGTGAAATTGTGAATGGCAAGCGTGGTATTACTGCAGATACAGCGCTACGTCTTGGGCGTTATTTCAGCGTCTCACCGGAACTTTGGATGGGTTTACAGACTGAGTATGATCTGCGAGTCGCGACACAGACTGTCGGGAAGGAAATTGAGAAGCGGGTTCATCCGCATGCGGCTTAA
- a CDS encoding SDR family oxidoreductase, whose protein sequence is MTETILITGSNRGIGLELVHQYAAQGWRVLACCRQPDQATALDRLVEQFPDVSVYALDVAQQDQILKLARDLQEHPIDILFNNAGIYGPSDAVFGNTDEAKWLECLRINVIAPMKMMEAFLPHVAASKHKLIAAMSSKMGSMADNGSGGSYIYRSSKAALNAVMKSAAIDLAPRGVKVAILHPGWVKTDMGGPNAEITVAESVGRMREILGTVTPKNSGTFFDIDGSIIPW, encoded by the coding sequence ATGACTGAAACCATCCTTATCACCGGCAGCAACCGGGGCATTGGCCTGGAACTCGTTCACCAGTATGCGGCGCAGGGGTGGCGGGTACTCGCCTGCTGCCGACAGCCTGATCAGGCAACTGCGCTTGACCGGCTTGTCGAACAGTTTCCTGATGTATCAGTTTACGCACTCGATGTTGCGCAGCAAGACCAGATACTGAAGCTCGCCCGTGATCTTCAGGAACACCCTATCGATATTCTGTTCAATAATGCCGGGATTTATGGTCCCTCCGATGCCGTGTTCGGAAACACCGACGAAGCAAAGTGGCTGGAATGTCTGCGCATCAATGTCATCGCACCGATGAAGATGATGGAGGCATTTTTGCCCCATGTGGCCGCAAGCAAGCACAAGCTGATAGCCGCCATGAGCAGCAAAATGGGCAGCATGGCAGATAACGGGTCCGGGGGAAGCTACATCTATCGTTCATCGAAGGCTGCTCTCAATGCCGTTATGAAGAGCGCCGCCATCGACCTTGCCCCCAGGGGGGTGAAAGTGGCCATCCTGCATCCCGGGTGGGTAAAGACCGACATGGGCGGTCCCAACGCAGAGATTACGGTGGCGGAGAGCGTCGGCCGGATGAGGGAGATTCTTGGCACGGTCACACCCAAGAACTCAGGTACGTTTTTTGATATCGATGGCAGCATCATTCCCTGGTGA
- a CDS encoding DUF4124 domain-containing protein: MKPDKHLIAAILSALLTLVAGVACGSEIYKWTGDDGVTHYAEAPPETSFSSLEILDVSVPEPAPPATTIYQPVLDVANSIEASRLERERARLERKKILLQERELQQSQLAAQPSYYRNNAVGPAYYPPRYRYPPRPYPPGYWRYPMPTPHQGGDRPGRDGGSARAFFNR; encoded by the coding sequence ATGAAACCAGACAAGCACCTGATTGCAGCCATACTATCTGCCTTGTTAACGCTTGTTGCCGGCGTGGCCTGTGGGTCGGAGATCTACAAGTGGACAGGGGATGACGGCGTTACACACTACGCAGAAGCGCCACCTGAAACCAGTTTTTCCAGCCTTGAAATTCTGGATGTTTCTGTCCCCGAGCCTGCTCCACCTGCCACTACGATTTATCAGCCAGTACTCGACGTCGCAAACAGCATTGAAGCCAGCCGACTGGAACGTGAACGTGCGCGGCTCGAACGAAAAAAAATACTTCTGCAAGAACGAGAGTTACAGCAATCGCAGCTGGCTGCGCAACCAAGCTACTATAGAAACAATGCGGTGGGTCCTGCCTACTACCCGCCTCGCTACCGATATCCCCCCCGGCCTTACCCACCAGGGTACTGGCGCTATCCGATGCCGACACCACATCAAGGCGGTGACCGACCGGGCAGAGATGGCGGTTCGGCACGCGCCTTCTTCAACCGCTAG
- the ahr gene encoding NADPH-dependent aldehyde reductase Ahr, whose amino-acid sequence MIKAYAAFKPGGELRPYEYDPGPLGAHQVEINVEHCGICHSDLSMLDNEWGMTEYPLVPGHEVIGTIAAVGGAATHLEVGQRVGLGWHSGYCMSCDSCMSGDHNLCANSEATIVGRHGGFAEKVRASAVSVFPLPKSLDSATAGPLFCGGITVFNPLTQFDVSSTAKVGVIGIGGLGHMALQFLNAWGCEVTAFTSSLAKQEEALKLGAHHALSSRDSSALESVTGHFDLILSTVNIKLDWNAYMSALKPRGRLHFLGATLDPLDLQVFPMILGQRSVSGSPVGSPATIRRMLDFTARHQIKPVTEQFRLEQVNEAIARLRSGQARYRIVLSR is encoded by the coding sequence ATGATAAAAGCTTATGCGGCATTCAAACCTGGTGGAGAGCTAAGACCCTACGAATATGACCCCGGTCCACTCGGTGCCCATCAGGTCGAAATCAATGTCGAACACTGCGGCATCTGTCACAGTGATCTCAGCATGTTGGATAACGAATGGGGGATGACAGAGTACCCCCTCGTACCCGGGCACGAAGTCATCGGAACAATCGCTGCAGTCGGCGGTGCTGCGACACACCTTGAGGTTGGTCAACGCGTGGGATTGGGCTGGCATTCCGGCTACTGCATGTCCTGCGACTCCTGTATGTCGGGCGATCATAATCTCTGCGCCAATTCCGAGGCTACAATTGTCGGACGCCACGGTGGGTTTGCCGAAAAAGTACGCGCCAGCGCGGTCAGCGTGTTTCCGCTACCGAAGTCGCTCGATTCAGCGACTGCCGGACCGTTGTTCTGTGGTGGAATAACGGTTTTTAATCCACTGACTCAGTTTGACGTTTCTTCGACCGCCAAGGTCGGTGTGATCGGTATTGGCGGGCTCGGCCACATGGCGCTTCAGTTTCTTAACGCATGGGGTTGCGAGGTTACGGCTTTCACTTCGAGCCTGGCGAAACAAGAGGAGGCACTCAAACTTGGTGCGCACCATGCGCTCAGCTCCAGAGACTCCTCGGCACTTGAATCTGTGACTGGCCACTTCGATCTGATCCTTTCTACCGTAAACATCAAACTGGACTGGAATGCCTATATGTCTGCCCTTAAGCCCAGGGGCCGCCTCCATTTCCTTGGCGCGACATTGGACCCCCTGGATCTGCAGGTGTTTCCCATGATTTTGGGACAGCGTTCGGTGTCGGGATCGCCGGTTGGTAGTCCGGCTACTATTCGGCGCATGCTGGATTTTACAGCACGCCACCAGATCAAACCGGTAACAGAGCAATTCCGTTTAGAACAGGTGAACGAAGCAATCGCGCGGCTCAGGAGCGGACAGGCACGCTACAGGATTGTGCTCAGCCGCTGA
- a CDS encoding glycine betaine ABC transporter substrate-binding protein, which yields MSISRWTGMLLSALLATTLAHPVLAAGEPVKITIGSKSFTESVILGDMLSHLAQRAGIEASHQRQLGGTRVVWNALLSGEIDAYPEYTGTLMQETLAKENIQTEAQLRQALAAHGLRMTRPLGFNNTYAIGMKETLAARLKLRKISDLRDHPELVLGFGNEFMDRADGWPGLQQRYQLPQQNVRGLDHDLAYRGIESGTLQVTDLYATDAEISYYHLRTLEDDLHYFPAYNAVILYRADLEQRAPEAVALFKRLVGRIDAPAMRELNARVKLNGEAEAVMAARFLEENLALDIDPQVKTTWQRFWQHTREHLVLVGISLSAAILVAIPLGIVAARHARVGHIVLGIAGIIQTIPSLALFVFLIPLLGIGGPPAVVALFLYSLLPIIRNTHAGIRGISPAIVESAQALGLPSRARLRIVELPLATGAILAGIKTSAVINVGTATLAALIGAGGYGQPILTGIRLDDTGLILQGAVPAAVLALLVQGIFELVERRLSP from the coding sequence ATGAGCATCAGCCGATGGACAGGCATGCTGCTGTCAGCGTTACTGGCCACGACACTGGCTCACCCGGTTCTCGCGGCCGGTGAGCCCGTCAAGATCACCATTGGATCCAAAAGTTTTACCGAGTCGGTCATTTTGGGTGACATGCTCAGTCACCTGGCTCAGCGTGCCGGCATCGAGGCCAGTCACCAGCGACAACTGGGGGGCACCCGCGTCGTGTGGAATGCGTTACTCAGTGGCGAGATCGACGCCTACCCGGAATACACGGGCACCCTGATGCAGGAGACTCTGGCCAAGGAGAATATACAGACCGAGGCGCAACTCAGGCAGGCCCTTGCCGCACATGGCCTGCGAATGACCCGTCCACTGGGGTTTAACAACACCTATGCGATCGGGATGAAAGAGACACTGGCTGCGCGGCTCAAGCTGCGCAAGATTTCTGACTTGCGCGACCATCCCGAACTCGTGTTGGGTTTCGGTAACGAGTTCATGGATCGGGCGGACGGCTGGCCTGGTCTGCAACAACGCTATCAGCTACCGCAGCAGAACGTCAGGGGCCTGGACCATGACCTGGCCTATCGTGGCATCGAATCGGGCACACTGCAGGTAACCGATCTTTACGCGACCGATGCAGAGATAAGCTATTATCATTTGCGTACACTCGAGGACGATCTGCATTATTTCCCCGCCTACAATGCCGTGATTCTCTATCGCGCCGATCTGGAACAACGCGCACCGGAAGCGGTAGCCCTGTTCAAACGGCTGGTCGGCCGTATCGACGCACCGGCAATGCGGGAACTGAACGCCCGGGTCAAACTGAACGGTGAGGCCGAAGCCGTGATGGCGGCCCGTTTTCTGGAAGAAAATCTGGCGCTGGATATAGACCCCCAGGTAAAAACGACCTGGCAACGGTTCTGGCAACATACGCGGGAACATCTTGTACTGGTGGGTATCTCACTGTCTGCGGCTATCCTCGTGGCCATTCCGCTGGGCATAGTGGCGGCACGCCATGCGCGCGTGGGCCATATCGTGCTTGGCATCGCCGGTATTATCCAGACCATTCCTTCGTTGGCGCTGTTCGTATTTCTGATACCCTTGCTTGGCATCGGTGGGCCACCTGCGGTGGTGGCCTTGTTTCTCTATAGCCTGCTACCGATCATTCGTAACACCCATGCCGGCATCAGAGGCATCTCACCGGCTATTGTAGAGTCTGCCCAGGCGCTTGGACTACCATCGCGTGCCAGGCTACGCATTGTAGAACTGCCCCTGGCAACGGGTGCTATTCTCGCGGGCATCAAAACGTCGGCGGTTATCAATGTCGGCACCGCAACACTTGCCGCGCTCATTGGTGCCGGCGGGTATGGCCAACCCATCCTTACCGGTATTCGTCTTGACGACACCGGCCTGATCCTGCAAGGCGCAGTCCCGGCCGCTGTGCTGGCGCTACTGGTGCAGGGGATATTTGAACTCGTCGAGCGAAGGTTGTCTCCGTGA
- a CDS encoding asparaginase: MSYELFVEVTRNGTVESRHFGAAVVCDFKGDVVDRWGDIESLIFPRSALKPLLAIHLVESGASDRYALNNAELSLACSSHQGEQMHQNLVASWLNRLGLTEEHLACGAVLPEHTESAHQLLAAGQAGCRLHHNCSGKHTGFLTTALYLELPLDNYHQLEHPLQQLSLDILSDLADIDLEQYPMGVDGCGLPAPTMPLIQLARATARFANPVDLSDDRAQAIYRLHEAITNEPLYIAGHGTMVSELNEVTRGSVLAKTGAEGILTAALPERGLGIALKISDGSARARSVALLAILDYLGALSDEEKNKLQAHISPTIENSRGLVVGEIRPAASWLPGLDRERVL; the protein is encoded by the coding sequence ATGTCTTATGAGCTTTTCGTCGAAGTTACACGAAATGGTACCGTGGAAAGTCGACATTTCGGTGCAGCCGTCGTGTGTGATTTCAAGGGTGACGTTGTGGATCGCTGGGGAGATATCGAAAGCCTGATATTTCCGCGTTCTGCGCTAAAGCCGCTGCTGGCAATTCATCTGGTTGAGAGCGGCGCCAGTGACCGATATGCCCTCAACAATGCAGAATTATCACTGGCCTGTTCGTCTCACCAGGGCGAACAAATGCATCAGAATCTGGTGGCATCATGGCTGAACCGCCTGGGGTTAACCGAGGAACACCTGGCCTGTGGTGCGGTGCTGCCTGAACACACTGAGAGTGCTCACCAGCTACTGGCTGCCGGGCAGGCAGGCTGTCGACTTCACCATAATTGCTCGGGCAAGCACACCGGGTTTTTAACCACGGCACTGTATCTGGAACTGCCATTGGATAACTACCACCAGCTCGAACATCCATTACAGCAGTTGTCGCTGGATATACTTTCCGACCTGGCTGATATTGATCTTGAGCAGTATCCCATGGGTGTCGATGGTTGTGGGTTGCCGGCCCCCACGATGCCTTTGATCCAGCTCGCGCGTGCCACGGCCCGCTTCGCTAACCCTGTCGATCTGTCAGATGATCGCGCGCAGGCCATTTACCGTCTTCATGAAGCCATTACCAATGAGCCACTGTATATAGCCGGGCATGGCACTATGGTCAGTGAGTTGAACGAAGTCACCAGGGGTTCTGTGCTGGCGAAAACCGGTGCCGAGGGTATTCTCACAGCGGCCTTACCCGAGCGAGGCCTGGGGATCGCATTGAAAATTTCGGATGGCAGTGCGCGTGCGCGTTCAGTCGCGTTATTGGCAATCCTTGATTATCTGGGTGCATTATCTGACGAAGAGAAAAATAAACTTCAGGCGCATATCTCTCCAACTATCGAAAACTCGCGAGGTCTTGTCGTGGGAGAAATCCGACCAGCCGCGTCCTGGTTGCCGGGACTCGACCGCGAAAGGGTTCTCTGA
- a CDS encoding ATP-binding cassette domain-containing protein, translated as MLILSGVSKRYNDTLVLASTDLQVPAGETTVLIGPSGCGKSTLLRLIVGLIQPDTGDITLGGTQLAPSNLLELRQRMGYVIQEGGLFPHLTVRDNVTVMARYLRRDADWISHRLADLAQLVRLPLNLMSRFPAELSGGQCQRVSLMRALMLDPELLLLDEPLGALDPMIRYELQQELKSIFAKLGKTVVMVTHDIAEAAFFGHTLVLMREGRIVQTGPFKALARTPAEAFVTQFINAQRGPMEQLARVLQ; from the coding sequence ATGCTGATACTCTCCGGCGTTTCTAAACGCTATAACGACACGCTGGTCCTGGCGTCGACCGATCTCCAGGTGCCAGCCGGCGAGACCACGGTGCTCATCGGACCCAGCGGCTGTGGAAAATCCACACTGCTACGCTTGATCGTAGGCCTCATTCAGCCAGACACCGGTGACATCACGCTGGGAGGGACACAATTAGCGCCATCAAACCTTCTCGAGCTGCGGCAGCGCATGGGCTACGTCATCCAGGAGGGCGGCCTGTTTCCGCATCTTACGGTCCGTGACAATGTGACCGTGATGGCGCGCTACCTGCGGCGCGATGCCGACTGGATTTCACACCGGCTTGCCGATCTGGCCCAACTGGTACGTCTGCCCCTGAACCTGATGAGCCGTTTTCCCGCAGAGCTTTCCGGCGGGCAGTGCCAGCGCGTCAGCCTGATGCGTGCGTTGATGCTTGACCCGGAGCTACTGCTGCTGGATGAACCGCTGGGGGCACTGGACCCGATGATTCGATATGAGCTGCAACAAGAGCTCAAATCCATCTTCGCCAAACTGGGAAAGACGGTCGTCATGGTCACCCATGACATCGCCGAAGCGGCGTTTTTCGGGCATACCCTGGTGCTGATGCGCGAGGGACGCATCGTGCAGACAGGCCCCTTCAAGGCACTGGCCCGGACACCGGCCGAAGCGTTTGTTACGCAGTTTATCAATGCCCAGCGTGGGCCCATGGAGCAACTCGCCAGGGTGCTGCAATGA
- a CDS encoding class I SAM-dependent DNA methyltransferase: MPKRHRIQFPKSGVDNLNQDEAFFYLQGSGGRRKIRFHDYDEIYQVPGLYEQIFYDRLKCTSPVKVATILESAVKQSQDNFTELRVLDLGAGNGMMGEELKKHGVSRLVGVDIIPEAYDATIRDRPGLYDEYYVEDFTTLDKEKKEDIASWQCDCMVTVAALGFGDIPTNAFIEAFNIISAQGWVAFNIKETFFNESDKTGFSSMIRELLFSNFIHVYHIERYRHRLSIEGEPLYYYAIAGRKNADVPQAFLESKGIIPAMQ, from the coding sequence ATGCCGAAAAGACACAGAATACAATTTCCGAAATCCGGGGTAGACAATCTCAATCAGGATGAGGCTTTTTTCTATCTGCAAGGCTCGGGGGGGCGGCGGAAAATCAGATTTCACGATTATGACGAGATTTATCAGGTACCCGGTTTGTATGAGCAAATCTTTTATGATCGCCTGAAATGCACCTCTCCGGTAAAAGTGGCGACTATTCTCGAGTCCGCTGTCAAACAATCTCAGGACAATTTCACAGAATTACGGGTACTGGATTTAGGTGCAGGTAACGGGATGATGGGAGAGGAGTTGAAAAAGCACGGGGTATCACGTCTGGTAGGCGTGGACATCATCCCGGAAGCTTATGACGCCACTATCCGTGACAGACCCGGTTTGTATGATGAGTATTATGTCGAGGATTTCACAACCCTTGATAAAGAAAAGAAAGAAGATATTGCCTCATGGCAATGTGACTGCATGGTTACTGTTGCTGCCCTGGGCTTTGGAGATATTCCGACCAATGCTTTCATTGAAGCATTCAATATTATTTCTGCTCAGGGGTGGGTGGCATTTAACATCAAGGAAACCTTTTTTAACGAAAGCGACAAGACTGGATTTTCATCCATGATCCGTGAACTGCTTTTCTCGAATTTTATCCATGTCTATCACATCGAGCGATACAGGCATCGGCTTTCTATCGAGGGTGAACCTCTTTATTATTACGCGATTGCCGGGCGTAAAAACGCGGATGTTCCGCAAGCGTTTCTGGAATCGAAAGGCATCATACCCGCCATGCAATAA
- a CDS encoding TusE/DsrC/DsvC family sulfur relay protein yields MTYNIEEISRGFQKAMQEAGDVSVDTDTDSQQRTRRQRVLDMWNEDIGRALAANEDLKLDDAHLAVIYSLRDHFLEHGFAKAGRVLGDMLDARFEDAGGRKYLRRLFPNGPVAQGMRIAGLPVPNLTENKGQGTAR; encoded by the coding sequence ATGACATACAATATTGAAGAAATCAGTCGTGGTTTCCAGAAAGCCATGCAGGAAGCGGGCGATGTAAGTGTGGATACCGATACCGACAGCCAGCAGCGCACACGCCGTCAACGCGTACTGGATATGTGGAACGAAGACATCGGACGTGCGCTGGCTGCGAACGAGGACCTGAAGCTCGATGACGCCCATCTGGCCGTTATTTACAGCCTGCGCGACCATTTTCTTGAACACGGGTTCGCGAAAGCCGGAAGAGTGCTGGGAGACATGCTCGACGCACGGTTCGAAGATGCCGGTGGTCGCAAGTACCTGCGACGCCTGTTTCCGAACGGGCCGGTCGCCCAGGGCATGAGGATAGCGGGTTTGCCGGTACCGAACCTGACTGAGAACAAGGGACAGGGAACGGCGCGTTAG
- a CDS encoding D-alanine--D-alanine ligase: MRIEIITTSNETLKETGFGTLKACNNVLDSIRRLGYTATLNVCETAGDLDAVTKRKPDLVVLAVKYISVEKGNDIWLSDYFANNGINFSGSSRETLKFDSDKVLAKSHLRKMGIKTADYFTAIPGQYNDESELPIRFPLFLKPLDAANGNGIDDLSFVTSFADYESKIASLYTSFNLPVLVEEYLDGREFTAAVINTPGDRLLVSAVEVVPPQSTNGLRILGEQAKRDDSEELKKSEDNALIDGVNKLAVDAFVHLGVRDFGRIDVKVNASGQCYFMEANLVPGMTADSSYFPKACEIEGEISYDKMIGLILDEGLRRTSGNLADNTAADPLPLAV, translated from the coding sequence ATGAGAATAGAAATTATCACCACGTCCAATGAGACGCTTAAAGAGACCGGGTTTGGTACGCTTAAAGCTTGTAATAACGTTCTGGATTCAATCAGGCGCCTGGGTTACACCGCTACATTGAATGTGTGTGAAACGGCTGGAGATCTGGATGCGGTCACGAAAAGGAAGCCGGATTTAGTGGTTCTGGCCGTAAAGTACATTTCAGTCGAAAAGGGGAATGATATCTGGTTGTCCGATTATTTTGCGAACAACGGGATTAACTTTTCAGGTTCATCAAGAGAGACCCTGAAGTTTGATTCTGACAAGGTCCTCGCGAAATCTCATTTAAGAAAAATGGGCATTAAAACGGCTGATTACTTTACTGCAATACCCGGGCAGTATAACGATGAAAGTGAGTTACCCATCCGCTTTCCCCTGTTTTTAAAACCCTTGGATGCGGCAAACGGAAACGGGATTGATGATTTGTCCTTTGTCACAAGTTTCGCAGACTACGAAAGTAAAATAGCGTCTTTATATACCTCATTCAATCTTCCTGTACTCGTCGAAGAGTACCTGGATGGCAGGGAATTCACCGCGGCTGTCATTAATACGCCAGGTGATCGTTTACTGGTATCAGCAGTTGAAGTGGTACCACCCCAATCAACCAATGGCCTTCGCATTCTTGGTGAACAGGCAAAACGGGATGATTCAGAAGAGCTCAAAAAGTCCGAAGATAATGCATTAATTGACGGGGTAAACAAACTTGCTGTTGATGCGTTTGTTCATTTAGGGGTAAGAGATTTCGGGCGCATCGATGTCAAAGTCAACGCAAGTGGGCAATGCTATTTTATGGAAGCCAACCTGGTTCCCGGAATGACGGCCGATTCCAGCTATTTCCCTAAAGCGTGTGAAATAGAAGGCGAAATATCCTACGACAAAATGATCGGGCTGATACTGGATGAGGGGCTTCGCAGGACATCCGGTAACCTGGCCGATAACACTGCCGCAGATCCTTTGCCTCTGGCGGTGTGA
- a CDS encoding ParA family protein, giving the protein MLRITVMNTKGGCGKTTVATNLASFCAAQGYGTALFDYDKQGSSSRWLKARPPERAPIHGVTAFEPPREGITRTWQMKVPENTRFVITDTPAGYALVDIEDRVAEADIILIPVLPSSIDIHSTADFIRDLLLVGKARVHNTRLAIVTNRTRIRTKAVEKLERFLKNLDIPVIGRIRDTQYYVTATEQGLGIHELGERDAKKDIETWASLLKWLEGDALPFPDEQTVLKKVSG; this is encoded by the coding sequence GTGCTGCGAATCACCGTCATGAATACCAAGGGTGGTTGCGGAAAGACCACCGTGGCCACCAATCTGGCCAGTTTCTGCGCAGCTCAGGGCTATGGCACCGCCTTGTTCGACTACGACAAGCAGGGCTCCAGCAGCCGCTGGCTTAAAGCGCGCCCCCCCGAACGGGCGCCCATCCACGGTGTGACTGCGTTTGAGCCGCCGCGCGAAGGCATTACCCGCACCTGGCAAATGAAGGTCCCGGAAAACACTCGCTTTGTTATCACGGATACGCCGGCCGGCTATGCCCTGGTGGATATCGAAGACCGTGTGGCCGAGGCGGACATCATTCTGATCCCGGTGCTGCCCTCCTCCATCGACATTCACTCCACCGCGGATTTTATCCGCGACCTGCTGCTGGTCGGTAAAGCGCGGGTGCATAACACGCGCCTGGCGATTGTCACCAACCGTACCCGTATCCGCACCAAAGCCGTCGAAAAACTGGAGCGTTTTCTGAAAAACCTGGATATCCCGGTGATCGGCAGAATCCGTGACACCCAGTACTATGTCACGGCCACTGAACAGGGACTCGGCATCCATGAACTGGGCGAACGCGATGCGAAAAAAGACATCGAGACCTGGGCGTCATTACTAAAGTGGCTGGAAGGTGATGCGTTGCCGTTTCCCGATGAACAGACGGTATTGAAAAAAGTTTCCGGTTAA
- a CDS encoding Mut7-C RNAse domain-containing protein codes for MHVQLRFYEELNDFLAPALRKTSIDHTFDRRTSVKDMIESFGVPHPEVELILVNGKSVDFSYIVKDGDQISVYPVFESLDISPLIRLRPEPLRVARFVIDCNLGRLARYLRLLGFDSLYRNDYTDKSIADIARNENRIVLTRDRALLQHKIITRGYFVRATKPREQVREVLARFDLYRQVKPFTRCARCNGELSDTDKQSVSKRLEPKTRQFYDTFRVCKSCGQVYWEGSHHKRMQALLDSFTERLK; via the coding sequence ATGCACGTGCAGTTGCGGTTTTATGAAGAGCTGAACGATTTTTTGGCGCCTGCATTGCGCAAAACGAGCATTGATCACACGTTTGACCGGCGCACTTCAGTCAAGGATATGATTGAGTCCTTTGGTGTACCCCATCCCGAGGTCGAACTGATTCTGGTCAATGGGAAATCGGTCGACTTTTCCTATATTGTCAAAGACGGTGACCAGATCAGCGTCTATCCGGTGTTTGAAAGCCTGGATATCAGTCCACTGATTCGCCTGCGGCCTGAACCCTTGCGGGTGGCGCGCTTTGTGATCGACTGCAACCTGGGTCGGCTGGCACGCTATTTACGTCTGCTGGGTTTTGACAGTCTGTACCGCAATGACTATACCGACAAATCCATTGCCGACATCGCCCGGAATGAAAACCGCATTGTACTAACGCGCGACCGGGCTCTGTTACAGCATAAAATCATCACTCGCGGATATTTTGTTCGCGCCACAAAACCCAGGGAACAGGTCAGGGAAGTGTTGGCACGTTTTGATTTGTATCGACAGGTAAAACCGTTTACGCGTTGCGCCCGTTGCAACGGTGAGCTGAGTGATACAGACAAACAATCTGTATCAAAACGACTGGAGCCGAAAACCAGGCAGTTCTATGACACGTTCAGGGTCTGTAAATCTTGCGGACAGGTCTACTGGGAAGGCAGCCATCACAAACGCATGCAGGCTTTACTGGACAGCTTTACAGAGAGGTTGAAATGA
- a CDS encoding DUF2905 domain-containing protein: MARLLIIAGSIILVLGLILQFAPWLLNWFGKLPGDIRVESGRSRIFIPITSMFIVSVIVTALINIFRR, translated from the coding sequence ATGGCACGTTTGCTCATCATTGCAGGTTCAATCATTCTGGTCCTGGGGCTAATCTTACAGTTCGCCCCCTGGTTGCTGAACTGGTTCGGCAAACTGCCGGGCGATATCCGTGTCGAGAGCGGTCGCAGCAGGATCTTTATTCCCATTACATCGATGTTCATTGTCAGCGTCATTGTTACGGCGCTGATTAATATCTTCAGGCGGTGA